The DNA sequence CACGCCGTTGGCCAGGTTCGCGTCGCCGTCGTAGTCGGCCCGGTTGCCCGAGACGTACGCGGCCGTGCCGGTGGCTCCGGTGTAGACGGCGGGGTTCCCGCTGTTCTGCCGCAGGTAGGTGTTGCCGACGAAGTTGGCGTTGGCGAGCTGGTCGGTGCCGCTGTAGCCCTTGCCCTCGAAGACGACGTTGTTGCTCCACTCGACGTTGTTCACCGCACCGGTCTCGTTGCCGAGCCGGGGCAGGCGGCTGACCTGGTGGGCGAACAGGTTGTGGTGGTAGGCGATGTTCGAGCCGGTGACGTCGCTGCCGACCAGGGCGCCGAAGCTGTGGCCGTTGTAGTTCAGGCCGTCGGAGACGATGGCGTACTGCACCGTGACCTGCCCGGCGGCGTCGCTGACGCTGATGCCCTCGTCGTCGGCCCAGCTCACCGAGACGTGGTCGACGATGACGCCGTCGCCGGTGATCCAGATCCCGTCGTTGGTGGCCGTGCCGGGGTTGGCCTGGTCCTTGCCGGGGCGGAACTTCAGGTGCCGGATGACGACGTTCCTGCCGGTGACCTTGGTGGCCTGGCCCATGATGGTGATCCCGGGCTTGGGCGCGGTCTGGCCGGCGATGGTCAGGTTGCTCGCGTTGATCGTCAGCCAGCCCTGCCGGCCCGCCGGAGCGAGCTTGATGGTGCCCGCCACGTCGAAGACGATCGTCCGACCGCCGCTGGGCGCGGTGTTGATGCCGTAGCGCAGCGACCCGGCCTGCGGGCTGCCGGCGTTGTCGGTGAGGTTGGTGACGTGGTAGACGTCGCCGCCGCGGCCACCGGTCGCATACATCGCCGGGCCTGCCGCCCCCGGGAACGCCGCCACCGTGGCGGCGCTGGCCGGCGGGCTGCCTGCCACCACCCCGGCCAGAACGAGAAGGCCGGCCACGGCCGACGCCGCGGCGGCGCGGACGGACCTCGGCAGACCGGGCCGCCGCACCGAGGTCCCTGCGAACCTGAACCTTGACATGTTCCTCTCCTTGATCGTGCCGGGCGGGACGGATGGAACGCAGGCGGCACAAGCCGCTGCGCGCCCGGCTGTCGGGGACGGACTGCGCCCCTCCTGCCGTAGACGCGCGCCAGCGCCGCCGGATAACGGAAAACGGATCGCCTACGCGGATCGCGGGGTCGCCGCGGGGTCGCCGTGGCGGAGGAGGCGCTGATACATCCAGGTCACCCGATCGGGCGGGACGTCCGGAAACCGACGAGAGGTATCCAGGGGCACCGGTGCGCCATCTGTCTTCCCGTACGCCGCGACCGTCGGCCACCGGCCGACCGGCATCCGATCAGGAGAGCACCGTGACCAGTCCCTACGCCCAGCCCCCGCACACGTTCCAGCAGGTCGTCGCCAAGTGGAACGCCGACGAGCCCACGTACGACCTGATGCACTACTACGACTCGCTGGACAGGAACTACAGCTTCGACGGGACCTTCTGCTACAGCTACGAGGTCGAACTGGACGGCTGGCGCTACATCGTGCAGGCGCACGTGCACGTCGAGAAGAACAAGCCGAACTCCAGCGGGAAGGTCTTCATCCCGGGCCTGAAGGGCAACGACATCGCCACGCCGAGGTGGGTGGTCGACCTGTCGCCCGCGTACGACAAGACGACGTACCCCAACAACTCCTCGACCGACGCGAACTACCGGACGAAGCTCTACGACGGCGCCTACCGGTACCCGACGAAGCTCTGACCCGGCCCGACGAGCGCGGAGGGCCGACCCGGATCACCGGGTCGGCCCTCCGCGCTCCTGCCGCCGCCTGGCGGGGACCGGATGGGACGGTCAGTTGAGGGAGAGTTCCCGCACCGTCGAGCGCTGCCCGCCGCACGCGCCTTCCAGCAGGTGCACCGACTCCTGCTCGTGCGGGTCGGTGCGGGCGACCACGACGACGACCGGCTCGGCACCGGTGACCGGCATGTGCGGCACGTCCGCCGGGATGTAGACCAGGTCGCCGGGCTCCAGGACCTGGCTGGACTCCAGCGCCTGCCCGTAGCGGATGGTGTGCGTGCCGCTGACCACGTAGATGCCCGACTCGTGCCCGGCGTGGACGTGCGCCACCCCCTCGGTGTGCGGCGGGATCATCAGCACGTGCAGGCAGAGCCGACGGGAGCCGCACGATTCGGCGGAGATGCCGTGAAAGAAGAACCCGCCCTGCTTTCCTCGGTAACCAGCTGACGACCTGCGCAACACCGTGCATTCCATGGCATTTGTTCTACCGGGCCGGAGCTGCCGGAACGCCGTCTGACACGCCACGTCGGCGGCCGCGGGCGTCAGGCGGGCAGGCCGGCGAGCGCGCGGTCGATCGCGGCGAAGCCCGCCGTGTACAGGTCGGCGAGCGAGGCGTTCACCGCCGTGTGGTCCTCCCCCGCGGTGATCCGGCGGGCGCCGGTCAGGAACACCGTCCGGTAGACCGACACGACCGCGGCGGCGGTGAACCTGACCCGGAAGCCGCCCGGGTCCGTGCCGGCGGCCTCGCCGAGGAGGTCCGCGATGAGGTCTTCGAGCTCCTGGACGAACTCGCGGGCGCGCGCCTGAAGGTTCGGCGATTCCACCACGACCCGCCAGAAGCCCGCGTAGTCCGGTTCGGCGTAGCCGCTGAGGGGGTTCCGCCGAGCGAGCAGGTCGAGGAACATCGCGCGCAGCGCCGGCAGCGGCGGCGTGCCGCCCCGGTCGCGCAGCGTCGTGGTGACCAGCTCGACCAGGTTGGCGAACCGGTCGAAGAACAGGTCCTCCTTGCGGGGGAAGTAGTTGAAGACGGTCTTGGTCGAGACGCCGACCGCCTGCGCGATGTCGGCGACGGTCACCGCGTCGAAGCCGCGCCGCGCGAACTGCTCGGTCGCGACATCGGTGATGAGCTGCCGTGTCTGCCGCTTCTTGCGTTCGCGCAGTCCCAGGTCCGTTTCCACGTGGCCATCCTAGCAGAAGTTGCACTTGCTAAAACTTTTTAGTGACAGTATGTTTTTAGCAAAGGCAAGATCACTGGGGAGGAACCATGCAGGAGTACGCGGACGTCGTCATCGCCGGGGCCGGGCCGGTCGGCCTCATGCTCGCCTGCGAGCTGCGGCTGGCGGGAGTCGACGTGGTGGTCGTCGAGCGGCGGACGGAGATCGATCAGACGATCAAGGCCGGTGCCGTCACGGCGCCCACGGTCCAGGCACTGGACCGGCGCGGCTTCCGCCCGCAGCTGGAGGC is a window from the Catellatospora sp. TT07R-123 genome containing:
- a CDS encoding cellulose binding domain-containing protein — protein: MSRFRFAGTSVRRPGLPRSVRAAAASAVAGLLVLAGVVAGSPPASAATVAAFPGAAGPAMYATGGRGGDVYHVTNLTDNAGSPQAGSLRYGINTAPSGGRTIVFDVAGTIKLAPAGRQGWLTINASNLTIAGQTAPKPGITIMGQATKVTGRNVVIRHLKFRPGKDQANPGTATNDGIWITGDGVIVDHVSVSWADDEGISVSDAAGQVTVQYAIVSDGLNYNGHSFGALVGSDVTGSNIAYHHNLFAHQVSRLPRLGNETGAVNNVEWSNNVVFEGKGYSGTDQLANANFVGNTYLRQNSGNPAVYTGATGTAAYVSGNRADYDGDANLANGVDIAWDRFTDVPTHKTSRFNVPNITSESAGTALTKVLDGAGAFWWARDAVDTRVVGETRSTSGSVINEPNSAEWNNLWNAAQVSSPSGWDTDRDGMPNAWETASGLNPGSDDHNGDADGDGYRNIEEYLDYAAQGSRSLPTPSATPTAVPSPTPTPPPPGGACTATYQTTNSWPGGFQGEATVKAGSSAISGWTVRWTLGADQAVTQLWSGRLTISGTAVAVANESYNGALAASATTTFGFTATGTATTPALTCTSP
- a CDS encoding cupin domain-containing protein yields the protein MIPPHTEGVAHVHAGHESGIYVVSGTHTIRYGQALESSQVLEPGDLVYIPADVPHMPVTGAEPVVVVVARTDPHEQESVHLLEGACGGQRSTVRELSLN
- a CDS encoding TetR/AcrR family transcriptional regulator; this translates as METDLGLRERKKRQTRQLITDVATEQFARRGFDAVTVADIAQAVGVSTKTVFNYFPRKEDLFFDRFANLVELVTTTLRDRGGTPPLPALRAMFLDLLARRNPLSGYAEPDYAGFWRVVVESPNLQARAREFVQELEDLIADLLGEAAGTDPGGFRVRFTAAAVVSVYRTVFLTGARRITAGEDHTAVNASLADLYTAGFAAIDRALAGLPA